The following are from one region of the Leptospira terpstrae serovar Hualin str. LT 11-33 = ATCC 700639 genome:
- a CDS encoding OsmC family protein — protein sequence MANSLFEAKASWAGGLKLNVESRNHKWVIDEPEFLGGTDLGANPVEHVLGGLAACVGVLVSVFAPAHKVELKDYQVFAEGDLDLDGFQGLSDVRPGFSEIRYRVNIQSDSPKANIDALLAHIDKVCPVKDSLSGVAVLNEVAVAG from the coding sequence ATGGCGAATAGTTTATTTGAAGCAAAGGCATCGTGGGCCGGGGGCCTGAAGTTAAACGTAGAATCAAGGAATCACAAATGGGTGATTGATGAACCAGAATTTTTAGGTGGAACCGATTTGGGAGCCAATCCCGTTGAGCATGTATTAGGTGGACTTGCCGCTTGTGTTGGAGTTTTGGTTTCTGTTTTTGCACCTGCACACAAAGTGGAGTTAAAAGATTACCAGGTTTTTGCAGAAGGTGATTTAGATTTGGATGGATTTCAAGGACTATCCGATGTTAGACCTGGTTTTTCGGAAATCCGTTACCGAGTGAACATTCAAAGTGATTCACCAAAGGCAAACATTGATGCACTTCTGGCTCATATTGATAAAGTTTGTCCTGTGAAGGATAGTCTTTCAGGAGTTGCTGTCTTGAATGAAGTGGCCGTTGCAGGTTAG
- a CDS encoding putative signal transducing protein, protein MKLIYTSTDYTKIKIIESVLSANNIKFMTKGEYLDVLNSMIPRQSNLIEIYVAEKDYEIALEVIENGSATEEPHEEDVFPESRYNRYRELTKLKRKKDKVALLTLISGILFVSNLYFLFLFIVEKDKFLKFKHSMENELFTYEFDDDSYCTSTRYRKTGKILQISCYDKETDKIKNEKNYDSSGLLTYESFNPYLGDFFTIQRSYDTKGIKTVEFADNDQDGEFDEYIIYNNQGSKQKRYLDQNKDHRFDESEIVD, encoded by the coding sequence ATGAAATTAATTTACACATCCACTGATTATACAAAGATAAAAATCATCGAATCGGTCCTTTCTGCAAATAACATCAAGTTTATGACCAAAGGAGAATATCTTGATGTATTAAATTCAATGATTCCTAGACAATCCAATTTAATTGAGATTTATGTTGCCGAAAAAGATTATGAAATAGCTTTAGAGGTTATTGAAAATGGATCTGCAACAGAAGAACCTCATGAAGAAGATGTTTTTCCTGAAAGTAGATACAACCGTTATCGAGAGTTAACCAAATTAAAACGAAAAAAAGATAAAGTGGCTCTACTTACATTGATCTCCGGTATTTTATTTGTGTCCAATCTCTATTTTCTTTTCCTTTTTATCGTGGAAAAAGATAAGTTTTTAAAATTTAAACATTCAATGGAAAATGAGTTATTTACTTATGAATTCGATGACGATTCTTATTGTACTTCCACTAGATACAGAAAAACTGGAAAGATACTCCAAATTTCCTGTTATGATAAAGAAACAGATAAAATCAAAAATGAAAAAAATTATGATTCGAGTGGATTATTAACTTACGAGTCTTTCAATCCCTATCTCGGTGATTTTTTTACAATACAAAGATCTTATGATACCAAAGGAATTAAAACAGTTGAATTTGCAGACAACGACCAAGATGGCGAATTTGACGAATACATCATCTACAACAACCAAGGTTCTAAACAAAAACGATATTTGGATCAAAATAAAGACCATCGTTTTGATGAATCTGAAATCGTTGATTAA
- a CDS encoding SRPBCC family protein has product MNTANQLNHNLNLSITKTIQSNPERVWEILTTPKYIKEYLYGSEAISEWKEGTSLVFKGIWEGTPYEEKGTILSFQPPHTFKYTYFSAFFGLPDRPENYSIIENKLTFADGIVTIHLNQTGFTAEERRDHSIESWNQCLDIVRGIAENLNI; this is encoded by the coding sequence ATGAACACTGCAAATCAACTAAACCATAATTTAAACCTGAGTATTACAAAAACCATTCAATCAAATCCAGAACGCGTTTGGGAAATTCTTACTACACCCAAGTACATCAAAGAATATTTATATGGATCGGAAGCTATATCTGAATGGAAAGAAGGAACTTCCTTAGTTTTTAAAGGAATTTGGGAAGGAACACCTTATGAAGAAAAAGGTACCATTCTATCTTTCCAACCGCCTCATACATTCAAATATACTTATTTTAGTGCTTTCTTTGGTTTACCAGACAGACCAGAAAATTATTCGATCATTGAAAACAAACTAACATTTGCAGATGGAATCGTAACCATTCATTTAAATCAAACTGGATTTACAGCAGAAGAACGACGGGACCATTCGATAGAAAGTTGGAACCAATGTTTGGATATCGTAAGAGGGATTGCAGAGAACTTAAATATCTAA
- the omp85 gene encoding Omp85 family outer membrane protein encodes MNRILSLVLFSFVSWFFLVIPTSLSAQDYVPSAGCEKDPPPKNLPFPMDASKQLCKKDIEDKKESWYPTGLPLINSDPNEGIGYGARAYIYENGKKTDPLFYYTPYRMRVFAQYFNTNKNAQYHQVSLDMPFIADTQWRLRADLFLTITPTTLYFGIGEDTMKPLSYLDRNQPDGRHIVNASYMDQENNLTYFRPGTSSDPISLGGKTYSGFPQAPGYVVTDKMYNRYTIETPMATASTERSFVGGTVRLVAGFKFSNNIVRTYDGRLARGVDPLLGGEHTADVPNGKTRLTEDYEGKKIIGYNGGYVNALRVGLVYDTRDFEPDPNSGIFAEATYEKHTKSIGSEYDYQKYFAQTKLFWSPFPKVFDKLVVANRFGLGVTDGEAPFYEYRNMWGTEGLVGGLGGLRTLRGFKQDRFVGRAMGWGNTEVRWKFAEARFGSEFFAFNLVPFFDYGRVWDDEHKLGWKGYAYSRGIGLRIAWNQATIIMIDYAKSREDEQLFVNFSHVF; translated from the coding sequence ATGAATCGAATCCTTAGCCTTGTTCTTTTTTCCTTTGTTAGTTGGTTTTTCTTAGTCATACCAACTTCACTCTCTGCCCAGGACTATGTTCCCAGTGCTGGTTGTGAAAAAGATCCTCCTCCGAAAAATCTACCCTTTCCTATGGATGCGAGCAAACAACTTTGCAAAAAGGACATAGAGGATAAAAAAGAAAGTTGGTACCCTACGGGTTTACCTCTTATCAACTCCGATCCAAACGAAGGAATTGGATATGGCGCACGTGCTTATATTTACGAAAACGGAAAAAAAACTGATCCCCTTTTCTATTACACTCCGTATCGCATGCGCGTGTTTGCTCAATACTTTAATACAAACAAAAATGCACAATACCACCAAGTGAGTTTGGACATGCCCTTCATTGCAGACACACAATGGCGACTCCGGGCCGACTTATTTTTGACCATCACACCAACGACTCTCTATTTTGGAATTGGTGAAGATACCATGAAGCCTTTATCGTATTTGGACAGAAACCAACCTGATGGAAGGCATATTGTAAACGCAAGTTACATGGATCAGGAAAATAACCTAACCTACTTTCGACCTGGAACTAGTTCTGATCCGATCAGTTTAGGTGGAAAAACCTATTCTGGATTTCCGCAGGCTCCAGGTTATGTAGTGACAGACAAAATGTACAACCGTTATACGATTGAAACTCCAATGGCAACAGCAAGTACGGAACGTTCCTTTGTCGGTGGAACTGTAAGGCTTGTCGCAGGTTTTAAGTTTTCTAATAACATCGTCAGAACCTATGATGGAAGGTTGGCACGTGGTGTAGATCCTCTCCTTGGTGGTGAACACACAGCAGATGTTCCCAATGGAAAAACTCGCCTTACAGAAGACTACGAAGGAAAAAAAATAATCGGATATAATGGCGGATATGTAAATGCACTTCGAGTAGGACTCGTATATGATACAAGAGATTTTGAACCTGATCCTAACTCAGGTATTTTTGCCGAAGCCACTTACGAAAAACATACAAAGTCCATTGGCTCCGAATATGATTATCAAAAATACTTTGCTCAAACAAAATTATTTTGGAGTCCTTTCCCTAAGGTATTTGATAAGTTAGTTGTTGCCAATCGATTTGGATTAGGTGTGACTGATGGAGAAGCACCATTTTATGAATATAGAAATATGTGGGGAACAGAAGGTCTTGTTGGGGGACTTGGAGGTCTTCGAACACTTCGAGGGTTTAAACAAGATCGATTTGTGGGCCGGGCCATGGGTTGGGGGAACACAGAAGTTCGTTGGAAGTTTGCAGAAGCTAGGTTTGGATCAGAATTTTTTGCCTTTAACTTAGTTCCTTTCTTCGATTATGGTCGTGTATGGGACGATGAACATAAATTAGGTTGGAAAGGTTATGCGTATTCTAGAGGTATTGGTTTACGGATTGCTTGGAACCAAGCAACCATCATCATGATTGATTATGCAAAATCTAGAGAAGACGAACAACTCTTTGTTAACTTTAGCCATGTATTCTAA
- a CDS encoding SRPBCC family protein, whose product MDSNQIIIQSTIQADSQKVWDYYTNPKHIIHWNFASDDWQCPWAKNDLRVGGKYSARMEAKDGSFGFEFEAVYDKITDQKSFTYTMEDGRKASVDLEAEGNKTKVTVSFDPEKENPEEMQRGGWQAILDNFKKYVEGH is encoded by the coding sequence ATGGACTCCAATCAAATCATAATTCAATCTACGATTCAAGCTGATAGCCAAAAGGTTTGGGACTACTACACCAACCCGAAACACATTATCCATTGGAACTTTGCTTCCGATGATTGGCAATGCCCTTGGGCAAAAAATGACTTACGTGTCGGTGGAAAGTACAGTGCGAGAATGGAAGCCAAAGATGGAAGTTTTGGTTTTGAGTTTGAAGCGGTCTATGACAAAATCACAGATCAAAAGTCATTTACCTATACGATGGAAGATGGTAGGAAAGCTTCTGTTGATTTAGAAGCAGAAGGTAACAAAACAAAAGTGACAGTAAGTTTTGATCCTGAAAAAGAAAACCCGGAAGAAATGCAACGGGGAGGATGGCAAGCCATACTAGATAACTTTAAGAAATATGTGGAAGGTCATTAG
- a CDS encoding DUF3703 domain-containing protein — MHPILKQAFDLEMTTAKNLYNESKYKESFFHLERAHILGQRFVIPHTYNHWWMLKVGIRNKDKREIFGQLVRLAVAGIGSLIGRVPIGNTGGADIGIMQVLPIQEDLKVLLERAGETT; from the coding sequence ATGCATCCCATTTTAAAACAAGCTTTCGATTTAGAGATGACTACGGCAAAAAACTTATACAATGAATCAAAGTATAAAGAATCTTTTTTCCATCTTGAACGTGCGCATATCCTTGGACAAAGATTTGTGATTCCTCATACCTACAACCATTGGTGGATGCTAAAAGTAGGAATTCGTAACAAAGACAAACGAGAAATTTTCGGACAGTTAGTACGGCTTGCGGTGGCGGGAATTGGATCTCTCATTGGCCGGGTTCCGATCGGAAACACGGGAGGAGCAGATATTGGAATCATGCAAGTACTACCAATTCAGGAAGATCTGAAAGTTCTATTGGAGAGGGCCGGCGAAACCACATAA
- a CDS encoding helix-turn-helix domain-containing protein translates to MANEKGKPTRGVLRQTKANLMTKHNRFFANTKLDFFIEHYWTVSWDFTDMEPYLAETLPYPSIHIVFEKGNSKIFGVTKGKFSILLEGKGSVFGIKFRPGGFYPFFQKNISILTDKTIPISELTREDSLPLENKIFQKEDEESRIKIIETWLESILPERDPKIPLINVMIDKVKEDRTIQTVDQIAKLFSTNVRSLQRLFREYVGVSPKWVIQRFRIQEVAERIEKEKFIHYAEMALDLGYYDQAHFIKDFKNTIGLSPEEYLKTVL, encoded by the coding sequence ATGGCGAATGAAAAAGGAAAACCAACTAGGGGAGTTTTACGCCAAACGAAAGCCAATTTAATGACAAAACACAATCGGTTTTTTGCTAATACAAAACTTGATTTTTTTATTGAACATTATTGGACTGTTAGTTGGGATTTTACAGACATGGAACCTTACCTTGCAGAAACTCTTCCTTATCCAAGCATCCACATTGTTTTTGAGAAAGGAAATTCAAAAATATTTGGCGTCACCAAAGGTAAGTTTTCTATTCTTTTGGAAGGCAAAGGTTCTGTATTTGGAATCAAATTCCGACCGGGAGGATTTTATCCATTCTTTCAAAAAAATATATCAATACTCACAGACAAAACAATACCCATTTCCGAACTAACTAGAGAAGATAGCCTGCCCCTTGAAAATAAAATCTTTCAAAAAGAAGATGAAGAAAGTAGAATCAAAATCATTGAAACATGGCTAGAAAGTATTTTACCAGAACGCGATCCTAAAATTCCCTTAATCAATGTCATGATCGATAAAGTTAAAGAAGATAGAACCATCCAAACAGTGGATCAAATTGCTAAACTATTTTCAACCAACGTTCGTAGTTTACAAAGACTCTTTCGTGAGTATGTAGGAGTTAGTCCCAAATGGGTCATCCAACGATTTAGAATTCAAGAAGTAGCAGAACGAATAGAAAAAGAAAAATTTATCCATTATGCAGAGATGGCTTTAGATTTGGGATATTATGACCAGGCACATTTTATAAAAGATTTTAAAAATACTATTGGACTAAGTCCAGAAGAATACCTTAAAACAGTCTTATAA